A single genomic interval of Pyrus communis chromosome 5, drPyrComm1.1, whole genome shotgun sequence harbors:
- the LOC137733773 gene encoding low affinity inorganic phosphate transporter 1-like, producing MARNQQAAVLNALDVAKTQWYHFTAIIIAGMGFFTDAYDLFSISYVTKLLGRIYYTKQGAEKPGTLPPNVSAAVNGVALCGTLVGQLCFGWLGDKLGRKRVYGITLMLMVLSCIASGLSFGSKPEGVMATLCFFRFWLGFGIGGDYPLSATIMSEYANKKTRGAFIAAVFAMQGFGILTAGIVSIIVSSAFDHAYKAPPYSVDPNASLVPQADYVWRIVLMFGAVPAVLTYFWRMKMPETARYTALVANNAKQAASDMSKVLQVNLESEDVQIMEDPDSKAFGLFTKEFARRHGLHLLGTTTTWFLFDIAYYSQNLFQKDIFSTIGWLPAAETMNAIEELYKIARAQTLIALCSLVPGYWFTVAFIDRIGRFPIQLMGFFFMTVFMFALAIPYHHWTLKPNRIGFVVLYSLTFFFSNFGPNATTFVVPAEIFPARLRSTCHGISAAAGKAGAIVGAFGFLYAAQSTNPAETDAGYPPGIGMKNSLIMLGVINFFGMLFTLLVPEPNGKSLEEMSGETEE from the coding sequence ATGGCTAGGAATCAACAAGCTGCAGTGCTTAATGCACTTGATGTTGCCAAGACGCAGTGGTACCATTTCACAGCAATCATCATAGCCGGAATGGGATTTTTCACAGATGCCTATGATCTCTTCTCCATCTCCTACGTCACCAAACTCCTCGGTCGTATCTACTACACCAAACAAGGCGCAGAGAAGCCCGGCACGCTGCCTCCCAACGTGTCCGCAGCTGTTAACGGTGTCGCCCTATGCGGCACTTTAGTCGGACAACTCTGCTTCGGCTGGCTTGGTGACAAGTTAGGCAGAAAAAGAGTTTATGGTATAACACTCATGCTGATGGTGTTGAGCTGTATTGCATCGGGGCTCTCTTTTGGGTCTAAGCCGGAAGGTGTCATGGCAACGCTTTGTTTCTTTAGATTCTGGCTTGGTTTCGGCATTGGTGGCGACTATCCCCTTTCAGCTACGATCATGTCCGAATATGCTAACAAAAAGACTCGCGGGGCTTTCATAGCTGCTGTGTTTGCCATGCAGGGATTTGGGATTCTGACAGCTGGGATTGTCTCTATAATTGTTTCGAGCGCGTTTGATCACGCATACAAGGCACCCCCTTACTCAGTCGATCCAAATGCTTCTCTTGTTCCTCAAGCAGATTATGTTTGGCGTATCGTTTTGATGTTTGGAGCTGTCCCTGCTGTTCTTACTTATTTCTGGCGAATGAAAATGCCTGAGACAGCTCGGTACACTGCCCTTGTTGCCAATAACGCAAAACAAGCCGCATCGGATATGTCCAAGGTTCTACAAGTTAATCTCGAATCAGAAGACGTTCAAATCATGGAAGATCCAGATAGTAAAGCATTTGGCTTGTTCACGAAGGAGTTTGCTCGCCGACACGGGCTTCACCTCCTTGGTACCACCACTACTTGGTTCTTATTTGACATTGCGTACTACAGCCAAAACCTTTTCCAAAAGGACATATTCAGCACAATCGGGTGGCTTCCAGCAGCAGAAACCATGAACGCCATTGAAGAGCTCTATAAAATTGCAAGGGCACAAACACTAATAGCATTGTGCAGTCTTGTTCCAGGGTACTGGTTTACGGTGGCCTTCATCGATCGTATTGGAAGGTTTCCGATCCAACTAATGGGTTTCTTTTTCATGACAGTGTTCATGTTTGCCCTTGCAATTCCTTACCATCACTGGACTTTGAAACCGAACAGAATAGGGTTCGTGGTATTGTACTCCCTTACGTTTTTCTTCTCCAATTTCGGACCCAATGCCACTACCTTCGTTGTGCCAGCAGAAATCTTCCCAGCAAGGTTGAGGTCTACTTGTCATGGAATATCAGCTGCAGCAGGAAAGGCCGGAGCCATAGTAGGCGCCTTCGGGTTCTTATACGCTGCACAAAGCACGAACCCGGCCGAGACAGACGCAGGGTACCCCCCTGGTATTGGTATGAAGAATTCTCTTATTATGCTTGGCGTCATCAACTTCTTTGGCATGCTGTTTACACTGTTAGTGCCTGAACCAAATGGAAAATCACTCGAGGAGATGAGTGGTGAGACTGAGGAGTAA